In Labilibaculum sp. DW002, one DNA window encodes the following:
- a CDS encoding PAS domain-containing hybrid sensor histidine kinase/response regulator: MDDFFKLITPITYWILVLIWSYILFFYIRKTNTIDKSDKLLKLLLVVLSIDAFRTLFESIYFGAWYTSLSGIIPIEIFNYLAQPKVVFIPKILNLITAVLIFTILIKKWLSAEISTKQKSKKLIEEQSKELVEKYEELVVANEKAIESDNFTQMLFNESPIGLALTKFTGELIDVNQAYANIIGHTIEETLKLTYWDITPEKYAKQEEFQLDSLNKNGAYGPYEKEYIHKSGKLIPVRLQGKIIKKDNQDYIWSSVEDITEQKIAEFQLQKQNEEYLALTEEYQAQNEELLSTIKIAEKSETRFKALHNASFGGIAIHDKGIILDCNQGLVTMSGYSTEELVGMNGLLLIAESSRDIVLGNILSEYEKPYESMGLRKNGEEYPIRLEARQIPYSGKNVRVVEFRDITAQKKIEYELKTAKEKAEESNQLKTEFINNMSHEIRTPMNGILGFSDLLNEPNITYSSQQHYIKIIQNSGNQLLRIIDDILEISELGTKQVSPQIEEFHLNEFLLELFTIFEPKALANKTPLYLKNDLCQNSSTVLTDPYKLNRIVSNLLENALKFTNNGSIELGCRLQNDNIIIYVKDTGIGVHPEKQKLIFERFSQEDKEISQNVGGLGLGLSIAKENAKLLGGNITLESEKGKGSIFSVSIPYQPANRKYKENKITSDKIPNSNEEKHQTILIAEDEEINFIFLKILLSELDDKLTIIHAKNGKDAVDICTTNDQIDLILMDIKMPIMSGINATKKIRQFRQHLPIIAQTAYTATQEQDEATNAGCNDFISKPIKKEKLLAITSQYLTK; encoded by the coding sequence ATGGACGATTTTTTCAAACTCATTACTCCAATCACCTATTGGATTTTAGTACTTATATGGTCTTACATTCTTTTTTTCTACATTAGAAAGACGAATACAATTGATAAATCGGATAAATTATTAAAATTACTTCTTGTTGTTTTATCAATTGATGCTTTCCGAACACTTTTTGAGAGTATCTATTTTGGTGCGTGGTATACATCACTTTCCGGAATAATTCCGATTGAAATTTTCAATTATTTGGCGCAACCTAAAGTTGTATTTATCCCAAAAATACTGAACCTCATAACCGCCGTATTAATTTTTACTATTTTAATAAAAAAATGGCTATCGGCCGAAATTAGTACAAAACAAAAAAGTAAAAAGTTAATAGAAGAACAATCGAAAGAACTTGTTGAAAAATACGAAGAACTTGTTGTAGCTAATGAAAAAGCGATAGAAAGTGACAATTTCACTCAAATGCTTTTTAATGAATCTCCAATTGGATTAGCTCTGACTAAATTTACAGGTGAATTAATTGATGTTAATCAAGCTTATGCAAATATCATAGGTCACACTATTGAAGAAACATTGAAATTAACCTATTGGGATATTACACCAGAAAAATATGCTAAGCAAGAAGAATTTCAATTGGATTCTCTAAATAAGAATGGAGCATATGGTCCCTACGAAAAAGAATACATTCATAAATCTGGAAAATTAATTCCCGTTCGATTGCAGGGAAAAATTATAAAAAAGGATAATCAAGATTATATTTGGTCGAGTGTTGAAGATATTACGGAACAGAAAATCGCAGAATTTCAGCTTCAAAAACAGAATGAAGAATATTTAGCTCTTACCGAAGAATATCAAGCCCAAAATGAAGAGTTGCTATCAACAATAAAAATTGCTGAAAAAAGTGAAACTCGATTTAAAGCTCTCCACAATGCTTCTTTTGGAGGAATTGCTATACATGATAAGGGAATTATTTTAGATTGTAACCAAGGTCTTGTAACAATGTCGGGATATTCGACAGAAGAGCTTGTTGGAATGAATGGATTGTTACTCATTGCTGAAAGTTCGCGTGATATTGTTTTGGGAAATATCTTAAGCGAATATGAAAAGCCATATGAAAGTATGGGACTACGCAAAAATGGAGAAGAATACCCTATTCGATTGGAAGCACGTCAAATACCATATAGTGGAAAAAATGTTCGGGTTGTAGAATTTCGTGATATTACGGCTCAGAAAAAAATTGAATATGAACTTAAAACGGCAAAAGAAAAAGCTGAAGAAAGTAACCAACTAAAAACTGAGTTCATTAATAATATGTCACATGAAATTAGAACTCCAATGAATGGAATTCTTGGTTTTTCTGATTTATTAAATGAGCCAAACATTACATATTCAAGTCAACAACATTATATCAAAATCATTCAGAATAGTGGAAATCAGCTACTTCGTATCATCGATGACATTCTTGAGATATCAGAGCTAGGAACAAAACAGGTTAGTCCGCAAATAGAGGAATTTCATTTAAATGAATTCTTATTGGAATTATTTACAATATTCGAACCAAAGGCATTAGCAAATAAAACGCCACTATATCTAAAAAATGACCTGTGTCAAAATTCAAGTACTGTACTCACGGATCCCTACAAATTGAACAGAATTGTAAGTAATCTTCTAGAAAATGCCTTAAAGTTTACAAATAATGGATCCATTGAATTAGGCTGTAGACTGCAAAATGATAATATCATAATTTATGTAAAAGATACTGGTATTGGAGTACATCCCGAAAAACAAAAACTTATTTTCGAGCGTTTCTCACAAGAAGATAAAGAAATATCTCAAAATGTTGGAGGATTAGGATTAGGTTTATCTATAGCCAAAGAAAATGCAAAGCTTCTTGGTGGCAATATTACTTTAGAATCAGAAAAGGGAAAGGGTTCAATATTTTCTGTAAGTATCCCGTATCAACCTGCAAATCGGAAATATAAGGAAAATAAGATAACTTCAGATAAAATACCAAATTCGAATGAAGAAAAGCATCAAACCATTTTAATAGCTGAAGACGAAGAAATAAATTTTATTTTTTTGAAAATTCTCCTTTCTGAACTTGACGACAAATTAACAATCATTCATGCCAAAAATGGAAAAGATGCGGTAGATATCTGCACAACAAATGACCAGATCGATTTAATTCTAATGGATATAAAAATGCCAATAATGAGCGGTATTAATGCGACTAAAAAAATTAGGCAGTTCAGACAGCACTTACCTATTATTGCACAAACAGCCTACACGGCCACCCAGGAGCAGGACGAAGCCACAAATGCAGGTTGCAACGATTTTATTTCGAAACCAATAAAAAAAGAAAAATTACTTGCAATTACGAGTCAATACTTAACAAAGTAA
- a CDS encoding LacI family DNA-binding transcriptional regulator has translation MKKITLQDIASHLNISKSTISTVLNGHGDEKRVSKETQEKIIQFAKESNYKANHLARGLSLGKSDMIGLVIPNIGDNYYARIARRIERKARLSGYNVVFSSTGEKQERESELIQSMLSRGVDGLIIASSQKNEEDILKLKKNNFPFVLIERCYPELETNFVGEDNEGGVSLAVKQLIQLGRKRIGFVSLKPGLEAMRMRLEGYQNTMEQRGLVVRDEFIHELEYEYSEDEMYEVVKSMVQFPTSVEGIVFATHFLAASGIRALKQLNIRVPMDVALISFGQMNAFDLIEPPVTAVVQPVDELGDRAVEILLENLEGKNLNHRKIILSNSLKIRKSCGAI, from the coding sequence TTGAAGAAGATTACATTACAAGACATCGCAAGTCATTTAAATATATCTAAATCCACAATATCTACTGTGCTTAATGGGCATGGTGATGAGAAACGTGTAAGCAAGGAAACTCAGGAGAAAATCATTCAATTTGCAAAGGAAAGCAATTATAAAGCAAATCACTTGGCAAGAGGTTTAAGTTTAGGCAAGAGTGATATGATCGGATTGGTTATACCCAATATTGGTGATAACTATTATGCAAGAATTGCAAGACGAATTGAACGTAAAGCGAGGCTTTCAGGTTATAATGTTGTTTTTAGTAGTACAGGAGAAAAACAAGAAAGAGAATCTGAATTGATTCAATCCATGTTAAGTAGAGGTGTAGATGGATTAATAATCGCTTCTTCACAAAAGAATGAAGAAGATATATTAAAGCTTAAAAAAAATAATTTCCCATTTGTTCTAATTGAGCGTTGTTATCCAGAACTTGAAACCAATTTCGTCGGGGAAGATAATGAAGGTGGAGTTAGTTTAGCGGTAAAGCAGCTAATTCAATTGGGTAGAAAAAGGATAGGTTTTGTTTCTCTAAAGCCAGGATTGGAAGCTATGCGTATGAGATTAGAGGGCTATCAAAATACAATGGAACAAAGAGGACTTGTTGTTCGTGATGAATTTATTCACGAATTGGAATATGAGTATTCTGAAGATGAAATGTACGAGGTTGTTAAATCAATGGTACAGTTTCCTACTAGTGTAGAAGGTATTGTTTTTGCGACTCACTTTTTGGCGGCATCTGGAATAAGAGCATTAAAGCAATTAAACATCAGAGTCCCAATGGATGTAGCCCTTATTAGTTTTGGGCAAATGAATGCTTTTGACCTAATAGAGCCTCCTGTTACTGCAGTTGTGCAGCCAGTTGATGAGTTAGGAGATCGAGCAGTTGAAATATTGTTGGAAAATTTAGAAGGAAAGAATTTAAATCATAGAAAGATAATTTTAAGTAATAGTTTAAAAATCAGAAAATCTTGCGGAGCAATCTAA
- a CDS encoding SusC/RagA family TonB-linked outer membrane protein has product MKNLFKLLGVVFLMFTINIGWAQQREVTGAVTEDSGMSLPGVSVVVKGTTIGTVTDINGNYEISAPSVTSVLVFSFVGMETQEITIGSQSAIDVVMATDALQVDEVVVTALGIKRSKKALGYAVQDVKADEITKAGNSDLVSALQGKVAGVQINQSGGGVGGTSRIDIRGASSLIGNDQPIWIVDGVPFDNGNERDGSVWGGTSRAGGAFDLNPEDIESISILKGPNAAALYGERGGNGVVLVTTKSGKRNKGLGISYSGGFTMSEAAYMLDLQDKYGQGNDGMYDNKSTSSWGPEMNGQSLESWTGEMMPYEAQKDRLKDFTRTGTTQKHSVAFTGGNDEGAFRVSLGKDIMNGIYEDHKIEKITFDLRADYDINKWLNVDTKVSFFNTKGNERPEIGNYSYVSYFNSMPMNIRNEDLAPGYDIIGGSHVENLYTTANANYRNPYFLQAQTTNSDEKNRTFGYVAANLKLTSDLTAKVKYGMDFYQFSAVEGYLFGDNVDPNRPNYNPTQSKFKEQNYEFLLSYNKEINEDFTIGLNVGANNRNSTRETLRATSGRLASEGDFFLGAGSNIKASESLSEEEVRSIYGFGQVAYRNMLFLDFTARNDWSSTLTSAHTDFDNDYFYPSVSLSGIVSEMIELPQWVSFAKVRGSWAKVGKGTQPYFTAQNFSISNWSYDLSVGNVPDVSIDPNLKPELSTSIEFGADVRLFQNRIGLDFTYYHEKTENQIGYVKGIEEYGYSRDLTNIGEILNKGIEFTLSTTPVKTKDLTVGVNFNFAKNEGTLEKLKDEINRYDFGAGVVAYKGGKLGDMLGNVYNKDANGSKIMDENGLMTINQDDNIVIGNLQADWTGSINLNVDYKGLFVSALVSIQEGGDIISSSERSATGSGTAARTTENGRIAFFVDGVNEAGGLNDVMISAEEYWRQLAKVDEEFLYDASHMKLKELAIGYNIPKSILSKLPHNPIKSARVSFVGRNLFYFYKNTPGTAPDASAYSTEYAAQAYDFSPVPSTRTYGVSLNVGF; this is encoded by the coding sequence ATGAAAAACTTGTTTAAATTGTTAGGTGTTGTGTTTTTAATGTTTACCATCAATATTGGATGGGCACAACAACGAGAAGTAACCGGAGCAGTTACTGAAGATTCAGGTATGTCACTTCCTGGAGTTTCAGTTGTTGTAAAAGGGACAACCATTGGTACAGTTACTGATATTAATGGAAATTATGAAATTAGTGCACCCAGTGTTACTAGTGTATTGGTGTTTAGTTTCGTAGGAATGGAAACACAAGAAATTACAATTGGTTCGCAATCTGCAATCGATGTAGTTATGGCGACAGATGCTTTACAAGTTGATGAAGTTGTTGTTACTGCATTGGGTATAAAAAGATCTAAGAAGGCTCTAGGTTATGCTGTGCAAGATGTGAAAGCTGATGAAATTACAAAAGCCGGAAACTCTGATTTGGTTAGCGCTTTGCAAGGAAAAGTTGCAGGTGTGCAAATTAATCAGTCTGGTGGTGGAGTTGGTGGAACATCAAGAATTGATATTCGTGGAGCCAGTTCACTAATAGGAAATGATCAGCCAATTTGGATTGTTGATGGAGTACCATTTGATAATGGTAACGAAAGAGACGGTTCAGTTTGGGGTGGAACTTCTCGTGCAGGTGGAGCTTTTGATTTGAATCCTGAAGATATCGAATCAATTTCTATTTTGAAAGGACCTAATGCTGCAGCTCTTTACGGAGAACGTGGAGGAAACGGAGTTGTACTTGTAACAACAAAATCAGGAAAGAGAAACAAAGGTTTAGGAATTTCTTATTCTGGTGGATTCACTATGTCTGAGGCAGCTTATATGCTAGACTTACAGGATAAGTATGGTCAAGGAAACGATGGTATGTATGACAATAAGTCAACTTCATCGTGGGGTCCTGAGATGAATGGACAATCATTGGAGTCATGGACAGGAGAAATGATGCCATATGAAGCTCAAAAGGATCGTTTAAAAGATTTTACAAGAACTGGTACTACTCAAAAGCACAGTGTTGCTTTTACAGGTGGTAATGATGAAGGTGCTTTCCGTGTTTCTTTAGGAAAAGATATCATGAATGGTATTTATGAAGATCACAAGATTGAGAAAATCACTTTTGATTTAAGAGCTGATTATGATATCAATAAATGGTTAAATGTAGATACTAAGGTTTCTTTCTTTAACACTAAAGGTAATGAGCGTCCAGAGATTGGAAATTACTCATATGTATCTTATTTCAATTCTATGCCAATGAATATTCGCAACGAGGATTTAGCTCCTGGTTATGATATCATTGGAGGAAGCCATGTTGAGAATTTGTATACAACGGCAAATGCAAACTACAGAAATCCATATTTCTTACAAGCTCAAACTACCAATTCAGATGAGAAGAATAGAACATTTGGATATGTAGCAGCTAATTTAAAACTTACATCAGATTTAACTGCCAAAGTTAAATATGGTATGGATTTTTATCAATTCTCTGCAGTAGAAGGATATTTATTTGGAGATAATGTTGATCCTAACCGACCAAATTACAATCCAACGCAGTCTAAATTTAAAGAGCAGAATTATGAGTTTTTATTATCTTATAATAAAGAGATTAATGAAGACTTTACAATTGGATTAAATGTTGGTGCTAACAATAGAAATAGCACAAGAGAAACATTAAGAGCAACTTCAGGTAGATTAGCATCAGAAGGAGATTTCTTTTTAGGTGCTGGATCTAATATTAAAGCATCAGAGAGTTTAAGTGAAGAAGAAGTTCGATCTATTTATGGATTTGGACAAGTAGCTTATAGAAACATGTTATTTTTAGATTTCACAGCGCGTAACGACTGGTCATCTACATTAACATCAGCACATACCGATTTTGATAATGACTATTTCTATCCATCGGTAAGTTTGAGTGGAATTGTTTCAGAAATGATTGAACTTCCACAATGGGTTTCTTTTGCAAAAGTAAGAGGATCTTGGGCTAAAGTTGGTAAGGGTACTCAGCCTTATTTTACAGCACAAAACTTTTCTATTAGTAACTGGAGTTATGATTTATCAGTTGGTAATGTACCAGATGTAAGTATTGATCCGAACTTGAAGCCAGAATTATCTACTTCTATTGAATTTGGAGCGGACGTAAGATTGTTCCAAAATAGAATTGGTTTGGATTTCACTTACTATCATGAAAAAACAGAGAATCAGATTGGTTACGTTAAGGGTATTGAAGAGTATGGATATAGCCGTGACTTAACTAATATTGGTGAGATTTTGAACAAAGGTATTGAATTTACACTTTCTACAACTCCGGTAAAAACTAAGGATTTGACTGTTGGTGTAAACTTCAATTTTGCGAAGAATGAAGGTACTCTTGAGAAGCTAAAAGATGAGATCAATAGATATGATTTTGGAGCAGGAGTAGTAGCATACAAAGGCGGAAAACTAGGTGATATGCTAGGAAACGTTTATAACAAAGATGCTAATGGTTCAAAAATTATGGATGAGAATGGTTTGATGACCATAAATCAGGATGATAATATTGTAATTGGTAACCTACAGGCAGACTGGACAGGATCTATTAACCTGAATGTTGATTACAAAGGGTTATTTGTATCTGCTTTAGTTTCTATTCAAGAAGGTGGAGATATTATTTCTTCTTCAGAACGAAGTGCTACAGGATCAGGAACAGCGGCAAGAACTACTGAAAATGGTAGAATTGCATTCTTTGTTGATGGTGTAAATGAAGCTGGTGGACTAAATGATGTCATGATATCTGCAGAAGAGTATTGGAGACAACTTGCAAAGGTTGATGAAGAATTCTTGTATGATGCATCTCACATGAAATTGAAAGAATTAGCAATTGGATATAATATTCCAAAATCGATACTTTCAAAACTTCCTCATAACCCTATAAAATCTGCTCGAGTATCATTTGTAGGTAGAAACTTATTCTATTTCTATAAGAATACTCCGGGAACTGCACCAGATGCAAGTGCTTATAGTACAGAGTATGCGGCACAAGCATATGATTTCTCACCAGTACCTTCTACAAGAACGTATGGTGTTTCGCTAAATGTTGGATTTTAA